Below is a window of 'Nostoc azollae' 0708 DNA.
TCTTGTTTGTTTGCCATATCTTGATTTTAGTGGCTAATTCAGAAATTTTACCTGATCAATCTTTAATTTTGAATTAAGACTTGGCAGGTGGTAAGGGAAAACCCAGAACACTGAGATTAAGAACATGACCACCAGTAACCAAGTAAACTGTTTCACACACTGAACCTAACTGACGGATTAAAGCACTAAGGCGATCCCGAAATGTTCGACCCATAGGATAAGCTGGAATCACACCCCAACCAGTTTCTTCGGCAACGAATAGCAAATCAGCCTCAACTAACGGTATTGCTTCTAACAACTCTCCCAAGGTCGTTTCCCAACTTAAATCATCTTGCCCTATAAAATTAGCTACCCAAGTTCCTAAAGAATCAACCAAAATACAGGTGTTAGGCTTGGCATCTGTTAAGGCAGCAGTAAGTTTTACAGGTATATTCAGAGTTACCCAATCTTCAGGACGGCGTTCTTTGTGTTTTTGAATGCGTTGTTGCCACTCTTGATCACGGAAATTCTCAGTAGCTGTTGCTATATAAATAACTGGTTTTCCCGATTCAATAGCTAGATATTCAGCCCATTCACTTTTACCTGAACGTGCTGGGCCTGTTATTAATATAACTCTACTCATAATTCTATCAGACTCCTCGTCTCTTTTAGGGTGCGTCAGACTGGATATACAATAAAGAGAAGTTTCCGTTTCTTAATTCTGTCAATAATTTGCACTCTTAACACACTCTGAATAGAAATTAGTCAATACCACCAACACAAGTTTCAGGATCTCTCTATGAAACCAGGCTTAAAACGCATTGAGGCAACTCTACATGATTTGGGGATACGCACTACTGATTTGTCATCAGAAACAGGTGATGCTACAAAACGCCCCTTCTCCTTTAGGATTAGCGTTGGATCTACCAAATCTAGAGAAAGCAAAGCAACTTCAGATGATGAATGCATAAATACAGTTAATAACAATATAAATACGGAAATATCTTCAGATTCACAGCCAGATTTATTTCCCAAACATAATTCCGTACAAACTTTTCCTACTGAGGAGAATGGAGGGAAAATGCCCAGCTTACCTAAGTTTAAAACACCAAGCTTTAGTAATCATCGGCACGGAGCAAATCCAGCATTTGCCATGAATCTCTTGCAAGACATTCAAGAAACTGTGGGAGGTTGGCAAACAGAACTACAACTAATTCTCCAGCAAATTCAGGATATTTATTTAGAAGGTCCAGTGATTAATGGTTGGTTAGAATCCAATCCTCAAGAATCAGAACTAGGGGGAACTGCTACACTGCGTCACGCTGAAGTTGAGCGGCTAATGCATTACGTAGAAGAAATTTGTGAACCTAGTGATAAGATACGTTATCACTCCTCATGTACTGACTACCGCCTGTGCGGAATCAATGCTGCTGGTAAAGTCTGGTCGCGTCAATGTCCAGTCGAACAAGTGCCAAATGTGAGTATGGCCATTGCCCGTTACCAAAAATTACGTCAACTGTTTGGGCGCAAACAATATTTAGAAACTCGCTTGAGCCAACTAGCGGAAACACTTGTAGCGTTGCATAGTCATATACAACAAGTATGAAGTTGTAGTAAAGTGTCCAATGATGTCTCGTAAAAATTATCAGTACCACACTGTATATTAAGTTTCTATACCCGTAATTATAGGGTAAATTAACAGGTAAAGAGCAACTATAAAATTCAATCTAAACTAGAACTCAAAAGTTATGATAGCCGTATGCACTGGAATGAGTTACAAAATTTACCTAACAAGCCTTACATCAAAAAGCTTTTAACCCTGTTCTCTATTCCCTGTTCCCTGCTATATACCAATCAAGACAATGCCAGATATCCAAATCTCTGTCCTCATTTGTACTCACAATCGAGATACCTACTTAGGTGCAGCAATTGATAGTCTATTAGCACAGGAGTTTACAGCTAACTTTGAAATTGTGGTAGTGGATAATGGATCTGGCGATCTCACTCGTGAAGTTGTAGAACAAAGATCCAGCCATCCCCACCTCAAGTATATATTTGAACCCACCCTTGGCTTATCCGTAGCTCGCAACACAGGTGCTAAAATTGCCAGTGCGGAAATTCTCGCTTATTTAGATGATGATGCAGTAGCCACTCCCCAATGGTTACAGGTTTTGTATTCTGCATATCAAGATAATTCTCAACTAGTGATCGCAGGAGGTAAAGTTACTCTGATATGGCCTCCAGACATCAAACCACCAAAATGGTTATCTCCCGGACTAGCTGCCAACTTAGGAGCCTATGACTTAGGAGACAACATGCTCTACATTCAACAGCCAGGTTCAACCCCAAGAGGCTTAAATTACTCCATCAGACGCAGTTTTCTAGAAGAAATAGGCGGTTTTGATCCGCAGTTAGGACGAGTAGGCAAAAACCTATTATCCAATGAAGAACTGCAAATGACTGAATTTGCCCTTCAGCGTGGCTGGCAAGTCGCTTATCTTCCCCAAGCCTTAGTAGCTCACAAAGTCGCCCCAGAACGCCTCAAACCCTCCTGGTTCTTAAGTCGGGGTTGGTGGCAAGGTATCAGTGAATGCTATCGAGAACAACTTGCTGGTCAAGCCGATATTAGCCAACTACAACGAGGTAGCGAAAAGTTTGTACGTGGCTTATATAAATCATTACAATATATTACTGATCCAGCGGAAAGATTTGATAACCTAGTTTATGTTTATGGTCAGATTGGTTACTTAAAGGCGGCAATTCACAGACTTCTGTTTAAAGAGAACAAAAAATAACTTAAATTAATAGCTTATTATGACATCTTATTATGACATCTAAAATACCAGTTTCCGTACTTATTCCTGCCAAAAACGAACAAGCAAACCTACCAGCTTGTTTAACAAGTTTACAACCAGCCGACGAAATTTTTCTCGTCGATTCCCAAAGCACTGATAAAAGCATAGAAATTGCTGGAATTTACGGTGCTAACGTCGTACAATTTAAATTTAATGGCAGTTGGCCGAAAAAGAAAAATTGGTCATTAGAAAATCTACCTTTTCGCAATGAATGGGTATTAATCGTTGATTGTGATGAACGCATTACACCTGAATCTTGGGCTGAAATTGCCGAAGTAATTCAAAACGAAGAATGTAATGGTTATTATATCAATCGCCGTGTATTTTTCTTAGGGAAATGGATTCGTCACGGAGGAAAATATCCTGATTGGAATCTCCGGTTATTTAAACATCAAAAAGGCCGTTACGAAAACCTCAGCACCGAAGATATTCCCAACACAGGGGATAACGAAGTTCACGAACACGTCATCTTGCAAGGAAAAGTTGGGTATCTTAAACATGAGATTCTCCACGAAGACTTTCGGGATTTATATCACTGGTTAGAAAGACATAATCGCTATTCTAATTGGGAAGCCCGTGTTTATTTAAATTTGCTCATAGGTAAAGATAAAAGCGGCACCATTAGCGCAAATCTATTTGGTGATGCAGTACAACGCAAACGCTTCTTAAAAACCGTGTGGGTACGCTTACCATTTAAACCATTATTAAGATTTATTTTGTTCTATATAATTCAGAGTGGTTTTTTAGATGGCAAAGCCGGATATATTTACGGTCGTCTACTAAGTCAATATGAATATCAAATTGGAGTCAAACTTTACGAATTACAGACTTTAGGTGGAACATTAAACGTTGCCAAAACCCCTGCATACACAGCCAAACCGGTAAATCAAGAAGTTGAAAAAACAGCAATTTAATTCATTAGTCATTAGCTATTAGTCATGAGTTAAAAACCTATAAACTACTCACCCAGTCCCCAATCACCAATGAACGATGACAAACCATTTGTAGATTTACGGAAATATGACCAATCCCGGTTTGATCGCGGTCGTCCAGGTTGGTATGTTTTATTATGGTGGTTAGTACAGGCGATCGCATTTCCCCTCACTCTCCACCCACTAAATAATCTCCGTTGTGCCTTACTAAGGCTGTTTGGAGCTAAAATCGGCAAAGGCGTAGTAATTCGACCCACAGCCCGTTTTACCTATCCTTGGAAAGTTACCATCGGTGCTTACAGTTGGATTGGTGATGACGTAATATTCTACAGCTTGGATCAGATTCACATTGGTGAACAGTGCATAGTTTCCCAAAAAAGTTACCTGTGTACAGGTAGTCATGACATCCAAGATCCAGCCTTTGGTTTGAAAACTGCAAGTATTACCATCGGTAACGGTGCATGGGTAGCAACAGATTGTTTTATCGGCCCAGGAGTAGAAATTGGCGCTAATGCAGTGATAGGTACGCGTAGTAGTGTATTTACCAATATGCCACCAGGTCAAGTTTGTTGGGGGAGTCCCTGTCGTCCCGAATATCCAAGAGTTAGAGAATAGGGAGCATTTACATTAGAAAAATTTGAGTAACCTTTCCGCACCCAGTTTTCAGCCCCTATGAGTATTAGATATAGGAATCCTATTCCCTGAATAGATGAGATTCCGTACCAAATTAGTTATAAACGGATGGATTCAGAAATCATGAGAATTAGGGATTAAAACTGCTCAACAGATTCATAATTCCGTCCATCTATTGAGCTAGTACCGCAGGACAGAATTTAAAATTTAAAATCCAAAAAAAATCATCATATTTTCCCACCAAGAAGTTGTGAGATTTCCGACACTCAGCTTCATTTTTCGGCGGATATCTTGAATATTCTAGTTTTCGAACTGGGCTAGAGTCTGCGCTTCTCGTTCAAAACGCCGAGATAAAGACCGTTTATATTCTCTACCAGCAGAACATTGTACATTTCCTGTCAACGGATGTTATAAAACATAACTTCCTTGAAAAGATTCTCGGTTGGAATTTGTTTGAAACATCAAATCTTCGGGAAATTTATTAGGAGTCTAGCAGACGTACAAAGGGGTAATGAAAACATTATTGGTGGGGAAAGGACAACCAAAATCAGGTCGCGCTATTCTATCATTATCAACATTATTATCTAACCAAAATACACCTGCTTGCTTGAGTTCTTCATTGTTGGGATGTTCAGCAGAACAAGGATCGAAACTTCTTACACCAAAGCATATTCAAGAAAAGTCGCTTTTATTTTCTTGAATATGCTTTGGTGTAAGAAGTTTGGAACATGGATTTATAAAAATCGCCAAATTCGTTTTTCACAGAAACAGGAAGATTGACACTAGAAGGGACTTTTACTGTGCGGTACTTAGTGACTTCAGCCTGTCCTTTGGGTGACAGAATATAAACAATTAAATCCTGCTCAGACGTGGCATTAATCATACCCAAACGAATGGGTAACATAAACTTAGGTGACTCCTAGGGAACTTGCAAAGCTCGTATAAATTGATAACCTAATTCCTCAAATTTATCTAAGTTAGCTTTAGCAACAAAGAACTTTATGGAAGAACGAATGTAAGGTTTTAGTAATTGATTTGCCCCTCTAGCAATTTTGTAACCATTACGTCGCCAAGTTTCTAAACCACCAGACTCTTTGGCCCTGAGGATGTGAACATCATATTCACCAACATTGAACCGTGCTTCAAAAGTGACACCCAAACTATTATCTTGTGTCCTATTTTCCTCCGCACTTCCTCTTATCGCTGCTGCCATTGGTACTGGCATATCCAGTGTTTTGTCAGCTGGGGCCCATGGGTCTTCATCAAAATATTCTACTAATCTAGGGGCCCTAAAAGCGTCTAATCTTTCAATAATTTTAGGCTCAGCAACACGCCACACACTTGTTTCTCTTTCATTACTGTTGGTACAGGCACGAATAGAGCAAAATCTTCAACTTCACCTTGAAAGTCATTAGCCATTGTTAATACTGTTTGATTTCCATCTCTTGCAATAACCACTTGAGAAGCTTGGTTGTACAATTTAGTATCGGCTTTCGCAACATAAAAACCATAAAAAGCTATCGCTTTAGGTACAAAAGGGAAGATAGTGAAAAGTGCTATTATTAAAAGCATAAATAGGTTATTTCATTTTCTTGGTGATGGTTGATTGGTGATTAGAGGCAGAAATAGAAAAGCTTGATATATAGAATAGCTCGATATCATACTTTCAATTTAGATGATCTTTTTCTCTTTTACTCTTGAATTTATGAACTCCTTTTCTTCTTCTTCCAGCCAAGAAAACTTGGGTGAGAACCAAAGAGTATCTATGAGAATAGTTAATGGTGCAAGGGCAAATAATGCCCAAAAAACGGCGGTAGAAAGGAAGAAGTAATTCCGCAAAATAAATGCGAATAGGACAATACAAACCGCCCAAACTATACAACCTGTACGTGTATTAGGAATAGACCGGGGATCTGTCACCATAAATAAGGCAAATAGTATTAAAGCCCACCTTCCGCCAAGGCTCTCACCTCATAGCCATGCCGTGATGTATGTAACTTTTCATGATCTGCGACATAATTTTGCTCACCGAGCGCGTGAAGCCGGATGGATTTTGGAGGAGGTTGCTTATTATCTCGGTCATATCATCAAAAAGGGAACTCCAGCTATTCAAACTACTGTTTGGTATACCCAAAGTAGCCCTTGAGCAAGTGAAAGACAAGCTTACCTTGCTCAAGGGATAAATCGTCTCTTCGCCATGTTACCCAAGTTCTTTTACTATTGAGATGACTCCAGAACCTTTTGCAAATAAGCAGGATGCTTATTTGCAATTAATTTGAGCCACAAATTGTCTTGTTTGCAAGCCGGAGCATTTATGTTTGCGAGCCGCAACAGGTATGGGCTGCGCCAAAAAAATTCAAAATTCAAATTTTCAAAAACCCTTTCCTCTAGACTATTGTTCAATCCCAAATCCAAAATCTAAAATTCTCCTGTCTCCAATTACTGACAGACCCATTTCCATAGAGGATGAGTAGAACCCTGTTGACGTATTCGACAAACTTGTTTTTCTAAACGTTGCTTTTCTGGTTGCGGTAGTCCCACCAGAATATTGCGACCTTGCCAAACTAAAACCAAAACAGTCATAGCGATACAAAAGGCTAGACCCAAAGTAGATAGAGGATGAAAAAAGAGTCCATAACGCACAGCCGACCAAGTAAAGTATTGTTGCCATAAAGCAATTTCTGAACATAAATCCCACAAACAAGCAGGTGAAATAATTAGCCATAAACAGCAGACAAACAACCACCTGCCATATACTGTCAACTGGTGTAATCTCTGTACTTGCTCAAGAAAAGAAACATCAGAGTTATAAATGATCGAGTCATCAATTGGTGGTTCTTCTTGTTCAGCCATAGGGCAATAACAATTTTATAATTTGGATTTTGGATTTGCAATTATGACTCTAGAATTCTGCTGAAAGCAGTTTTCATGTATTTAGACCACACCGTAAATTAATCAATTTCTTCCTTTGCACTAAATTTTCATTAAAGGGTGTTTGAAAAGTTGGAAAAGGTATAATTTGTAATTTGTCATTCTGTATCCCTTCGGGACACTGCGTGAACGCGAAGCGTACCGGAGGATCTAGAATCTAGGGTTTGAGCGATTACTCTGATATGCTGCGCTACTTACCCTGCGGGAAGCAAGCTACAGCATGAGTTTTCAAACATCCTCTTAAAGTGCGGTTAATTTACCTGAAAATTGGTGTTGCTATTTTCTCTATTAGACCTATTGCAAAATTGTTTATGTGGTATGATAGAGGAATTTACATTTTATGTATTTTTGGTGTTCTTTGGGCTCGCTAATTCAAACATAACCCTCTAACTCTAACTTTTGGCTAAAACAAATACATCCCCCGATTATAAGATAAAATTAATTCTGCAAGAGGTCTATTAACCATCCTAGGAACTAACAGAGTTATCAATGTTTTCAATTGTGCCTGTACGCTCTCGCCATAATGTTAGCAGTGTACTGGCAATGAAAATGCTCGAATAAGCCCCCATTAAAAAGCCAATAATTAAAGCTAGAGAAAAATTCCTCAAAGTTTCACCGCCAAATAGAAAAATAGCGGTTAAAGTCAGCAAAGTTGTTAAAGTAGTGTTGATTGACCTGGATAAAGTTTGATTGACAGCATCATCAACAATATCAGCAATAGGTCTGTCAGGATTAATTTTGAGAGTTTCCCGGATGCGGTCATAAATTACCACTGTGTCGTTAACTGAGAAACCAGTGATGGTTAGCAAGGCAACAATAAATAGACTATC
It encodes the following:
- the cobU gene encoding bifunctional adenosylcobinamide kinase/adenosylcobinamide-phosphate guanylyltransferase; the encoded protein is MSRVILITGPARSGKSEWAEYLAIESGKPVIYIATATENFRDQEWQQRIQKHKERRPEDWVTLNIPVKLTAALTDAKPNTCILVDSLGTWVANFIGQDDLSWETTLGELLEAIPLVEADLLFVAEETGWGVIPAYPMGRTFRDRLSALIRQLGSVCETVYLVTGGHVLNLSVLGFPLPPAKS
- a CDS encoding glycosyltransferase family 2 protein, with the protein product MPDIQISVLICTHNRDTYLGAAIDSLLAQEFTANFEIVVVDNGSGDLTREVVEQRSSHPHLKYIFEPTLGLSVARNTGAKIASAEILAYLDDDAVATPQWLQVLYSAYQDNSQLVIAGGKVTLIWPPDIKPPKWLSPGLAANLGAYDLGDNMLYIQQPGSTPRGLNYSIRRSFLEEIGGFDPQLGRVGKNLLSNEELQMTEFALQRGWQVAYLPQALVAHKVAPERLKPSWFLSRGWWQGISECYREQLAGQADISQLQRGSEKFVRGLYKSLQYITDPAERFDNLVYVYGQIGYLKAAIHRLLFKENKK
- a CDS encoding glycosyltransferase family 2 protein, producing the protein MTSKIPVSVLIPAKNEQANLPACLTSLQPADEIFLVDSQSTDKSIEIAGIYGANVVQFKFNGSWPKKKNWSLENLPFRNEWVLIVDCDERITPESWAEIAEVIQNEECNGYYINRRVFFLGKWIRHGGKYPDWNLRLFKHQKGRYENLSTEDIPNTGDNEVHEHVILQGKVGYLKHEILHEDFRDLYHWLERHNRYSNWEARVYLNLLIGKDKSGTISANLFGDAVQRKRFLKTVWVRLPFKPLLRFILFYIIQSGFLDGKAGYIYGRLLSQYEYQIGVKLYELQTLGGTLNVAKTPAYTAKPVNQEVEKTAI
- the hpsU gene encoding hormogonium polysaccharide biosynthesis acetyltransferase HpsU, whose amino-acid sequence is MNDDKPFVDLRKYDQSRFDRGRPGWYVLLWWLVQAIAFPLTLHPLNNLRCALLRLFGAKIGKGVVIRPTARFTYPWKVTIGAYSWIGDDVIFYSLDQIHIGEQCIVSQKSYLCTGSHDIQDPAFGLKTASITIGNGAWVATDCFIGPGVEIGANAVIGTRSSVFTNMPPGQVCWGSPCRPEYPRVRE
- a CDS encoding site-specific integrase, translated to MMYVTFHDLRHNFAHRAREAGWILEEVAYYLGHIIKKGTPAIQTTVWYTQSSP